AAGCTTTGCCCGTAATTAAGGCGGGCAAGCCGCTTTTCATAGATAAGCCAATTGCAGCCTCCTTAGCCGATGCTTTGTCCATTTTTGAGGCCGCTGCGCAACACAAGGTACCTGTATTTTCGGCGTCTTCTTTAAGATACATGGATAGTGCCCAGCAAATTGTGAAGGGAAAAATAGGTAAAGTTATGGGAGCCGATACGTATAGTCCTGCCGTAATAGAAAAAACCCACCCTGATCTATTCTGGTATGGTGTTCATGGTGTAGAAGCGCTCTTCACTGTGATGGGTACTGGCTGCAAGAGTGTACAGCGATATTACACCGAAGGCACGGATGTAGTAGTTGGCCTCTGGGAAGATAACCGTATCGGAACATTTAGAGGTATACGAACAGGCGCCCAGGATTTTGGAGGAAATGCCTTCGGAGAAAAAGGAATTGCTGTTGTTGGCCCTTGGGAAGGCTACAGATCCTTGGTTGTAGAAATAGTAAAGTTTTTTCGTACAGGCCAGGCGCCAGTAAGTTCGCAGGAAACTTTAGAGATATTCGCCTTTATGGAAGCAGCCGAAGAAAGCAAAAATAACGGAGGTGCCGCAGTAAGCTTGGCGAGTGTAATGCAAAAAGCACGAAAACCCAAAAACAGGCAAAAAGGTGTTTCTAAAAAATAATATCATTTAAGTAGTAAGGCTTCTGCGGCCTAAGCCTTACTAAATCTTTCTTAGATAATATTATTTAACTTCCTGTTCTTTCTAGCTTTGTCCATAATTTTTCAAGAATCTAACCAGTTACCTACTGGTTAGATTCTTCTGTAATTTTTTAAATTTTTCAGAATAACGGGATAGAAAAAATCAGCTTATTTCTTCTCCCAACCATTTATTCCGGAAGAATCTATTTGGCTATATCGCGAAATAGTTTCTTTCGGAATAACCCAAATAAATAAGTAAAATCACCCGCAACCTATTATGTTATAGCTACGATTACGGCTATTGGCTGTTTGTATTAGATAGGTGCTTCCCTTAAACAGTAGTTAAATACTATTTCCATTTCCCCTGAAAATTTTAATTTTTTAAATTTTCTTATTTCTGGGACTCTTCCCTTACATAACCGTGTCTATTTAACAATTTCAGTCTAATACTAACTAGAAACCTTCATAATCAAATAATAAACAGGTAATAATAAAATAATACTGATAAAGCAAATTGGCCCGGAAGGATTTAAAAGAAATCTACATTAAAGCACCAGGTTGTAAATGGAAATACTATCCACCGAAGAATTTGCCAAATCAAATACTTTTTTAAAAAAAGGGATCAGCTACTTAAATCCGTGGCT
The sequence above is a segment of the Adhaeribacter swui genome. Coding sequences within it:
- a CDS encoding Gfo/Idh/MocA family protein, coding for MKKHTNRRKFLKITTVAGIGLAVTKNALYAKESVAAETKVGIIGLDTEHSVKFTQALNDPNKGADLAGFRVVAAYPKGSNDIEFSLKVMPTFTAEMKKMGIEIVDSIDALLSKVDVVLLETNDGRLHLEQALPVIKAGKPLFIDKPIAASLADALSIFEAAAQHKVPVFSASSLRYMDSAQQIVKGKIGKVMGADTYSPAVIEKTHPDLFWYGVHGVEALFTVMGTGCKSVQRYYTEGTDVVVGLWEDNRIGTFRGIRTGAQDFGGNAFGEKGIAVVGPWEGYRSLVVEIVKFFRTGQAPVSSQETLEIFAFMEAAEESKNNGGAAVSLASVMQKARKPKNRQKGVSKK